In Pantoea phytobeneficialis, one genomic interval encodes:
- the pagP gene encoding lipid IV(A) palmitoyltransferase PagP — protein MRSFLAALYVVLFFSVAPVQAEGTLSNGWNWLTNDISQTWEQPQNYDLYLPFIAWHARFAYDKEKTDNYNETPWGGGFGVSRYNDEGNWSALYAMMFKDSHNMWQPIVGYGWEKGWYLDNAHDFRLGLGLTAGITARDDFANYVPLPIVLPLFSAGYKRATVQFTYIPGTYNNGNVLFAWLRIGF, from the coding sequence ATGCGAAGTTTTCTGGCGGCTTTGTATGTGGTTCTGTTTTTCTCTGTGGCCCCCGTTCAGGCTGAAGGCACCCTCAGCAACGGATGGAACTGGTTAACCAATGATATTTCCCAGACCTGGGAACAACCGCAAAATTACGATCTCTATCTACCGTTTATCGCCTGGCATGCCCGTTTCGCCTACGACAAAGAAAAAACCGATAACTATAACGAAACGCCGTGGGGCGGTGGTTTCGGTGTCTCCCGTTATAATGACGAGGGTAATTGGAGCGCGCTCTACGCCATGATGTTTAAAGACTCGCATAATATGTGGCAGCCGATTGTCGGTTACGGGTGGGAAAAAGGTTGGTATCTCGATAATGCGCATGATTTTCGCCTCGGGCTTGGTCTGACGGCGGGTATCACCGCGCGTGACGACTTTGCGAATTACGTGCCGCTGCCGATTGTGCTGCCGCTGTTCTCGGCGGGTTATAAGCGCGCAACCGTGCAATTTACCTATATCCCCGGCACCTACAACAACGGCAATGTGCTGTTCGCGTGGCTACGTATCGGTTTTTAA